A window of the Candida orthopsilosis Co 90-125, chromosome 1 draft sequence genome harbors these coding sequences:
- a CDS encoding Hem2 porphobilinogen synthase, which produces MVHSAEFLETTEYSVKSVLQGGYNHPLSREWQQERQLTKNMFIFPLFVTDDPDEETDIPSLPNIKRYGVNKLIPYVDALVKKGLRAVILFGVPLKPGVKDDIGTAADDPEGPVITSIKLLKSNFPNLFIMCDVCLCEYTCHGHCGILNDDGSLKPEPSVKRIAAVAVNYAKAGANCVAPSDMMDGRIKDIKMGLIKAGLANKCLVMSYAAKFSGNLYGPFRDAAGSAPSHGDRKAYQLPPAGSGLARRALLRDMEEGADAVIVKPSTFYLDIISDASRVCRDYPICAYHVSGEYAMLHAAAEKGIVDLKGIAFEAHQGFLRAGARLIISYFTPEFLEWLQV; this is translated from the coding sequence ATGGTCCACTCAGCagaatttcttgaaactACAGAATACTCAGTTAAATCAGTGCTACAAGGTGGATACAACCACCCTTTATCACGCGAATGGCAGCAGGAAAGACAACTTACGAAGAACATGTTTATTTTCCCACTTTTCGTTACTGATGATCCAGATGAGGAAACCGATATTCCATCTCTACCAAATATCAAACGATATGGAgtaaacaaattgattccaTATGTTGATGCCTTGGTTAAAAAGGGCTTACGAGCAGTGATATTATTCGGTGTTCCATTGAAGCCCGGTGTGAAAGATGACATTGGTACTGCAGCTGATGATCCAGAAGGACCAGTCATCACCAGtatcaagttgttgaaatcaaatttccCCAATTTATTCATCATGTGCGACGTTTGTCTTTGCGAATATACTTGTCATGGACATTGTggaattttgaatgatgatggaTCATTGAAACCTGAACCATCAGTAAAACGTATTGCTGCCGTTGCTGTCAATTATGCTAAAGCTGGAGCCAATTGTGTTGCTCCATCCGATATGATGGATGGTAGAATTAAAGATATTAAAATGGGTTTAATCAAAGCTGGATTAGCAAACAAATGTCTCGTTATGTCATATGCCGCCAAGTTTTCGGGTAATTTGTATGGTCCATTCAGAGATGCCGCAGGAAGTGCACCTAGTCATGGTGATAGAAAAGCGTATCAATTACCACCAGCAGGATCAGGATTAGCAAGAAGAGCATTGTTGAGAGATATGGAAGAAGGTGCTGATGCAGTTATTGTTAAACCATCAACGTTTTATTTGGATATTATAAGTGACGCAAGTAGAGTATGTCGTGACTATCCAATTTGTGCTTATCATGTTAGTGGTGAGTATGCCATGTTGCATGCTGCTGCAGAAAAGGggattgttgatttgaaggGAATTGCTTTTGAGGCTCATCAAGGGTTCTTAAGAGCTGGTGCAAGGTTGATTATTAGTTACTTTACACCGGAATTCTTGGAATGGTTACAAGTTTAG
- a CDS encoding Vps20 ESCRT III complex protein (role in multivesicular body (MVB) trafficking) produces MGNQPSTPKITDQDRAIFQLKQQRDKIKQHQRKLTIICNKQTELAKKAISNDQPQRAKFYLRCKKNQESTINKTFEQLDNLEKLIGTIEFKLIEKDVMYGLQQGNQVLRQLNNEMNVEKIDKIMDDLEEEKLKEEEISQTLGLGSGLSRVDEDAIEREFAKLDQEIHPRKEAEAKKEEKVAFPDAPTDRILPKTPSTLEEREKDKEKEQPKANGPIAL; encoded by the coding sequence ATGGGTAATCAGCCTAGTACACCCAAGATAACTGACCAGGATAGAGCCATATTTCAGCTCAAACAACAACGTGACAAGATAAAACAACACCAACGGAAATTAACCATTATCTGCAATAAACAAACAGAATTAGCCAAAAAGGCGATATCTAATGACCAACCACAACGAGCTAAATTTTATCTACGGTGTAAAAAGAATCAAGAGTCTACGATTAATAAGacatttgaacaattggataATTTAGAGAAGTTGATTGGTActattgaattcaaattgattgaaaaggaTGTAATGTATGGATTACAACAGGGTAACCAAGTATTGAGGCAGTTGAATAATGAAATGaatgttgaaaagattgacaAGATTATGGATGATTTGGAGGAggaaaaattgaaggagGAGGAGATTAGTCAAACTTTAGGATTAGGATCAGGGTTGAGTCGAGTCGATGAAGATGCGATTGAGCGGGAATTTGCTAAACTAGATCAAGAAATACATCCAAGGAAGGAGGCTGAAGCCAAGAAGGAAGAGAAAGTTGCTTTTCCTGATGCACCAACTGATCGTATATTGCCCAAAACACCAAGTACATTGGAAGAGCGAGAGAAAGATAAAGAGAAAGAACAGCCGAAAGCCAACGGACCAATTGCATTATAA
- a CDS encoding Nsp1 protein (essential component of the nuclear pore complex; similar to C. parapsilosis CPAR2_211800 and C. albicans NSP1) has translation MFGNNNSSNSQGNAFGGNVNNNNSSQNNAFGFGSSNTNPNANVFGQNSKPSGGFTFGAGSNTQQTQPLPSPFGAPKTTGFGSAFGANADINKSQTTSGQTPVFGQSRANTNTSNASGFSFGKKDESPAAASTGGASGATNAGGLFGANKPDQPKTSQQTTQGFGTFSTQGSSGPSSAFGGAFGQKKDDSQEKKPAFGFGASNNNSNAFGSTQAASSTGGTLSLGGKKETPATSTSLFGANKDDSSVATNTNSGSFQLPGQQQPKASSPFGNVGNNDSEKKSQSPMSIGGTASPKPSSAVFGFGTKKDEGADKPVSGGGFLFGKKDDEKDKLASGSLFGAVSESAKPAAGGFSFGAKKDESTPTPGPLFGAKTEDAASKPAEDLAFGVKKDGGKDNPAGGFSFGAKKDDDKEKSAGGFSFGAKKDDGTTKPAGGFSFSAKKDDEKDKPAGGFSFGAKRDDDKEKSAGGFSFGAKKDDEKDKPAGGFSFGAKKDDGTTKPAGGFSFSAKKDDEKDKPAGGFSFGAKRDDDKEKSAGGFSFGAKKDDGKDKPAGGFSFGAKKDDGTTKPAGGFSFGAKKDDEKDKPAGGLSFGANKDEGETKKDTGTANVAPPSSSTTSSTTDPAQPNLKPTKIQPISVSIDNKNLDDLILKWSKQLSSTAKSFNTYTDKVKSWDLKLVESGDAITKLNQESIEVQALESKIDQQLRFVENQQDELEKVLDNYESQTDILLNNIELNNNSGITTNVPAITGGANTTTNTAGASSSSSALTTREDTQHHQQQPLVPTSVSLTDKLREKAYYNAELLDERLDTLGENLNTLIAEVNSISTIFNKSLAKNLSSFDGKNEGQGKIGDKKAQGKGNDNYDNSIEEIIQLLNLHLENLKFIENAEAVLKKRLSKTK, from the coding sequence ATGTTTGgaaacaacaattcatccaacAGTCAAGGCAATGCCTTTGGTGGAAACgtcaataacaacaattcaTCGCAAAACAATGCATTTGGTTTCGGATCAAGTAATACAAATCCAAATGCCAATGTATTTGGACAGAATTCTAAGCCTAGCGGAGGCTTTACTTTTGGAGCTGGATCCAACACTCAACAAACACAACCGTTGCCTAGTCCTTTTGGTGCACCCAAAACCACTGGATTTGGATCTGCTTTCGGAGCAAATGCCGATATAAATAAGAGTCAAACAACTTCAGGCCAAACTCCAGTTTTTGGACAATCTAGAGCCAATACAAATACTTCCAATGCTAGCGGATTCAGTTTTGGTAAAAAGGACGAATCTCCAGCAGCAGCATCCACTGGGGGAGCTAGCGGTGCAACCAATGCCGGGGGATTATTCGGCGCAAACAAACCAGATCAACCAAAGACATCACAACAAACTACACAGGGCTTTGGAACATTCAGCACTCAAGGTCTGTCTGGACCATCGAGCGCATTTGGAGGTGCATTCGGTCAAAAGAAGGACGACAGCCAGGAAAAGAAGCCAgcatttggttttggtgCTTCTAATAACAATCTGAATGCTTTTGGTTCTACTCAAGCAGCTTCTAGTACCGGGGGTACTCTTTCATTAGGGGGAAAGAAGGAGACGCCAGCAACCTCAACAAGTTTATTTGGTGCAAATAAAGATGACTCATCTGTAGCTACGAACACAAATAGTGGTAGTTTCCAACTCCCCGGTCAGCAACAACCTAAAGCCAGTTCACCTTTTGGAAATGTTGGAAATAATGATTCAGAAAAAAAGTCTCAATCGCCCATGTCAATTGGAGGGACTGCCTCACCCAAGCCTAGTAGTGCGGTATTTGGATTCGGGACCAAAAAGGACGAAGGCGCCGATAAACCTGTgagtggtggtggtttcTTGTTTGGTAAGAAAGACGATGAGAAAGATAAGCTTGCGTCTGGGTCTTTATTTGGTGCTGTTAGTGAGAGTGCCAAACCTGCAGCTGGTGGATTTTCCTTTGGCGCTAAGAAAGATGAATCTACACCTACACCGGGCCCTTTGTTTGGAGCTAAAACAGAAGATGCTGCAAGTAAACCAGCTGAAGACTTAGCTTTTGGTGTAAAGAAGGATGGTGGAAAGGACAACCCAGCAGGAGGGTTTAGTTTCGGTGCTAAAAAAGACGACGATAAAGAAAAGTCAGCTGGAGGCTTCTCATTTGGTGCTAAAAAGGATGATGGCACTACCAAACCAGCAGGAGGGTTTAGTTTCAGTGCTAAAAAGGATGATGAGAAGGACAAACCAGCAGGAGGGTTTAGTTTCGGTGCTAAAAGAGATGACGATAAAGAAAAGTCAGCAGGAGGGTTTAGTTTCGGTGCTAAAAAGGATGATGAGAAGGACAAACCAGCAGGAGGGTTTAGTTTTGGTGCTAAGAAGGATGATGGCACTACCAAACCAGCAGGAGGGTTTAGTTTCAGTGCTAAAAAGGATGATGAGAAGGACAAACCAGCAGGAGGGTTTAGTTTCGGTGCTAAAAGAGATGACGATAAAGAAAAGTCAGCTGGAGGCTTCTCATTTGGTGCTAAAAAGGATGATGGAAAGGATAAACCAGCAGGAGGGTTTAGTTTTGGTGCTAAGAAGGATGACGGCACTACCAAACCTGCTGGAGGCTTCTCATTTGGTGCCAAGAAGGACGACGAGAAAGATAAACCAGCTGGTGGTCTCCTGTTCGGTGCAAACAAGGATGAAGGTGAAACTAAGAAAGACACTGGTACTGCCAATGTCGCTCCACCTTCTTCCTCCACGACCTCATCTACAACTGATCCAGCACAacccaatttgaaaccCACTAAAATACAGCCAATCCTGGTATCTATAGACAACAAGAATTTGGAtgacttgattttgaaatggtCAAAACAGTTGAGCTCAACTGCAAAACTGTTCAACACGTACACAGACAAGGTTAAATCAtgggatttgaaattagtGGAAAGTGGTGATgcaattacaaaattgaaccaGGAATCAATCGAAGTGCAAGCATTGGAATCCAAAATCGATCAACAATTGCGATTCGTTGAAAATCAGCAAGATGAGTTGGAGAAAGTATTGGACAATTATGAACTGCAAACAGATATCTTGTTAAATAATATAGAGCTCAACAATAACTCCGGTATTACTACCAATGTTCCTGCAATAACTGGAGGCGCCAATACAACTACAAATACTGCTGGCGCAAGTTCGTCAAGCTCAGCCTTGACCACCCGTGAGGATACgcaacaccaccaacaacaacctcTTGTACCAACAAGTGTCAGCTTGACAGATAAGTTGCGGGAGAAAGCTTACTACAATGCTGAACTTTTGGATGAAAGATTGGACACATTGGGTGAAAACTTGAATACATTGATAGCTGAGGTCAATTCAATAAGtaccattttcaacaagagtTTAGCTAAAAACCTCAGCTCTTTTGATGGTAAAAACGAAGGACAAGGGAAAATTGGTGATAAGAAGGCTCAAGGTAAAGGTAATGACAATTATgacaattcaattgaagaaattattcaattgttgaatcttcatttggaaaatttgaaatttattgaaaatgctgAAGCggtgttgaagaaaaggCTTTCAAAGACTAAGTAG
- a CDS encoding Gpm1 phosphoglycerate mutase — translation MPKLVLIRHGQSDWNEKNLFTGWVDVKLSETGRKEAKKAGELIKEAGIKGDVLHTSLLSRAIQTADIALEEADQLWLPVKRSWRLNERHYGDLQGKDKAETLEQYGKEKFQTWRRSFDVPPPPISADNKYSQVGERRYADLDPTVVPHTESLKLVIDRLLPYWQDEIAADLLDGKVVIIAAHGNSLRALVKHLDKISDEEIAGLNIPTGIPLVYELDETLKPTKPAYYLDPEAAAAGAAAVAAQGTKK, via the coding sequence ATGCCAAAATTAGTTTTAATTAGACACGGTCAATCCGATTGGAACGAAAAGAACTTGTTCACTGGTTGGGTTGATGTTAAATTGTCAGAAACTGGTAGAAAAGAAGCTAAGAAAGCCGGtgaattgatcaaggaAGCTGGCATTAAAGGTGATGTTTTGCACACTTCTCTTTTATCCAGAGCTATCCAAACTGCTGATATTGCTTTGGAAGAAGCTGACCAATTGTGGCTTCCAGTCAAGAGATCATGGAGATTGAATGAAAGACACTACGGTGACTTGCAAGGTAAGGACAAGGCTGAAACCTTGGAACAATACGGTAAGGAAAAGTTCCAAACTTGGAGAAGGTCATTCGATgttccaccaccaccaatttcaGCAGACAACAAGTATTCACAAGTTGGGGAAAGAAGATACGCTGACCTCGACCCAACCGTTGTCCCACACACTGAATCATTGAAGTTGGTCATTGACAGATTGCTCCCATACTGGcaagatgaaattgctGCTGATTTGTTGGATGGAAAAGTCGTCATCATTGCTGCTCACGGTAACTCATTGAGAGCCTTGGTTAAGCACTTGGACAAAATTTCTGACGAAGAAATTGCTGGATTGAATATTCCAACTGGTATCCCATTGGTTTACGAATTAGATGAAACTTTGAAACCTACCAAGCCAGCTTACTACTTAGACCCGGaagctgctgctgctggaGCCGCCGCTGTCGCTGCTCAAGGTACTAAAAAGTAA
- a CDS encoding Avt7 protein (protein similar to S. cerevisiae Avt7p) — protein sequence MPSIDNVSSGASNISSAINLAKTIIGAGLLSMPLAYATDGTIFGTFIIIIAAFTSGFGLFIQAYVSRYIATGHANFFGLCLITYPQLSVIFDIAIAIQCFGCAISYLVLIGDLMPTIITNVPYVDEKHYRTFWLLFSALFTVPLSFAKKLDALRYTSILALISIFYISLLVVSHFFINDIPRSGIIEYFPSSVTGVFSTFSIIVFAFSGQQNMFSIINEAKDKSLTNLTRLINFAIILSSVLFIGVGLAGYLTFGSSVNGNVILSYPNGAATWLGRLCIVFMVLFSFPLMFYPARISFNNIYYSARKRWEEKSEEVNESTSLLQGSNEGDAEEQTNLHVVPFTHKTFVVLTIFLLITAYTLAISLKSFAFVLAIVGATGSTSISFILPGLFGYKLIGSESDDPSALEKIFKYLSLGLTIWGVLVMIVCLYSSLAL from the coding sequence ATGCCATCTATAGATAATGTAAGCAGCGGTGCATCTAACATTTCGTCCGCCAtcaatttggcaaagaCAATCATTGGAGCTGGGTTGTTATCTATGCCATTGGCATACGCCACAGATGGAACTATATTCGGAACTTTTATCATCATAATTGCTGCCTTTACCTCGGGCTTTGGGTTATTCATACAAGCCTATGTATCAAGGTACATTGCTACCGGGCATGCAAATTTCTTTGGTTTATGTTTAATCACGTATCCACAATTGTCTGTTATATTTGACATTGCCATTGCTATTCAATGTTTTGGATGCGCCATTTCGTACTTGGTGCtcattggtgatttgatGCCTACTATAATAACCAATGTCCCttatgttgatgaaaagcATTATAGAactttttggttgttgttttcaGCACTTTTCACGGTGCCGTTATCGTTTGCAAAGAAACTTGATGCTTTGAGATACACTTCAATTTTGGCTTTGATTTCTATATTTTACATATCATTACTCGTTGTTTCTCACTTCTTCATTAATGACATTCCTCGTTCTGGAATAATCGAGTACTTCCCATCAAGTGTTACCGGAGTGTTTAgtacattttcaatcatcGTGTTTGCTTTCAGCGGTCAACAGAATATGTTTTCAATTATCAATGAAGCAAAAGACAAGTCCTTGACCAATTTGACTCGTTTGATCAACTTTGCCATCATCCTTTCTAGTGTGTTGTTTATTGGTGTGGGACTTGCAGGCTACTTGACCTTTGGGTCTAGTGTCAATGGAAATGTTATTTTGTCGTATCCTAATGGGGCAGCAACATGGTTGGGAAGATTGTGCATCGTTTTCATGgttcttttctctttccCTTTAATGTTTTACCCAGCAAGAatctctttcaacaatatttaTTACTCAGCTAGAAAAAGATGGGAAGAGAAGTCAGAAGAGGTGAATGAGTCGACCCTGTTGCTTCAAGGAAGTAATGAAGGAGACGCAGAAGAACAGACTAATTTACATGTTGTTCCATTCACACACAAGACCTTTGTTGTCCTTAccatttttcttttgattacTGCATACACACTTGCTATCTCATTGAAGTCGTTTGCATTTGTGTTGGCTATAGTTGGAGCTACTGGCTCAACATCGATTTCATTTATTTTACCAGGATTGTTTGGTTACAAGCTTATTGGATCAGAACTGGACGATCCAAGCGCTTTAGAGAAGATCTTTAAGTACTTATCACTTGGTTTGACTATTTGGGGGGTGCTTGTCAtgattgtttgtttatacAGTAGTTTGGCATTGTGA
- a CDS encoding Hog1 MAP kinase (involved in osmotic-, heavy metal-, and stress response) codes for MSSDGEFTRTQIFGTVFEITNRYTDLNPVGMGAFGLVCSAVDKLTGQNVAVKKIMKPFSTSVLAKRTYRELKLLKHLRHENLITLDDIFISPLEDIYFVNELQGTDLHRLLTSRPLEKQFIQYFTYQILRGMKYIHSAGVIHRDLKPSNILINENCDLKICDFGLARIQDPQMTGYVSTRYYRAPEIMLTWQKYDTEVDIWSVGCILSEMIEGKPLFPGKDHVHQFSIITELLGSPPADVIDTICSENTLRFVQSLPHRDPIPFSERFASCTHVEPEAIDLLSKMLVFDPKKRISAAEALTHPYMEPYHDPTDEPVCETKFDWSFNDADLPVDNWRVMMYREILDFHQSIGVGGSGLDYEQQQVADADGNTEKLEELNRQQQQQQQQQQQQFAQEQQT; via the coding sequence ATGTCGTCAGATGGAGAATTCACGAGAACCCAAATATTCGGTACcgtatttgaaattaccAATAGATACACTGACTTGAATCCTGTTGGTATGGGTGCCTTTGGTTTGGTTTGTTCTGCCGTCGACAAATTGACAGGTCAAAATGTTGCCGTTAAAAAAATCATGAAACCCTTTTCAACTTCGGTTTTGGCTAAAAGAACTTATAGGgagttgaagttgttgaaacatTTAAGACATGAGAATTTGATCACTTTGGATGATATCTTCATTTCACCATTGGAGGATATCTACTTTGTTAATGAGTTGCAAGGTACAGATTTACATCGATTGTTGACATCAAGACCTTTGGAAAAACAATTCATACAATACTTTACGTATCAGATATTGAGAGGAATGAAGTATATACATTCGGCTGGTGTTATTCATCGCGATTTGAAACCTTCCAATATTTTGATTAATGAGAATTGTgacttgaaaatttgtGATTTCGGTTTAGCTAGAATTCAAGATCCACAAATGACTGGATATGTTTCCACAAGATACTATCGTGCCCCAGAAATTATGTTGACTTGGCAAAAATACGATACTGAAGTTGATATTTGGTCTGTTGGATGTATATTATCTGAGATGATTGAAGGAAAACCTTTATTCCCTGGTAAAGATCATGTACATCAATTCTCCATTATAACGGAATTATTAGGAAGTCCACCAGCTGATGTCATTGATACTATTTGCTCAGAGAATACGTTGAGATTCGTGCAATCATTACCACATAGAGATCCTATCCCTTTCAGTGAAAGATTTGCGTCTTGCACTCATGTTGAACCTGAggcaattgatttattgtCCAAGATGTTAGTATTTGACCCTAAAAAGAGAATCAGCGCTGCCGAGGCCTTGACTCATCCATACATGGAGCCTTATCACGACCCTACCGATGAACCAGTGTGTGAGACCAAATTCGATTGGAGTTTCAACGATGCCGACTTGCCAGTTGATAACTGGAGAGTGATGATGTATAGAGAGATTTTAGATTTCCACCAAAGcattggtgttggtggAAGTGGGCTCGACtatgaacaacaacaagttgCCGACGCCGATGGAAACACAGAGAAATTGGAAGAGTTGAAtcgacaacaacaacaacaacagcagcagcaacagcaacaatttgCACAGGAACAACAAACTTAA
- a CDS encoding Pga17 GPI-anchored protein → MKFSTILASTLSLVSFVTAQPVAPVSGQLTVKLETREMGDSIIQAYQLEQRDLSDIVSGLLSNINFTAIIDDIDFDGIAEWINGLLTENNNIQYLENILNFLGRTNLVPILIGFVVSNNETRHLAYEAVVSVVNSGVDPEPLFVALKDSGLLYTIIADLVENENTLPLVFRVIEQTLSGIDFGALISQFLVGGSATVTLQTNSNGGSNTGGAAEPTLVVSNPLGGSGDSGSTAAANTQGSGGDNQASSYSSVDVNSINQLISQAAGENTNTATSVTRTTNQGQSQATSYDLATLTGPAFQSVPTSQIGQGQTSVNYASLTAVASALGGSAKKRDTFDEVLEIIAQKRAEEYDEAVLASELAKRNGVEDLLTTIFTAIAQSNLINETINYLLTDSQFEGSVVLIIRDVLASLTPATFDFDTSSPLIAAIQNSGLIPDLISRALNDDDLKAALLRDVRQVISQIGSYLGISKREVYERLYARDEEVTSSFISIVSQSTINSNASTVATIDAANAGSSASLNLVSVALAAIGLSAFVL, encoded by the coding sequence atgaagttTTCAACTATTTTGGCGTCGACCTTGTCgcttgtttcttttgtgaCAGCACAACCCGTTGCACCAGTCTCCGGACAATTGACTGTGAAGCTTGAAACTAGAGAAATGGGAGATAGTATCATTCAAGCTtatcaattggaacaaaGAGACCTCTCTGATATTGTCAGTGGTCTTCTTTCAAACATTAACTTCACTGCTATCATCGATGACATTGATTTTGACGGAATTGCTGAATGGATTAATGGTTTGTTAActgaaaacaacaacattcaatatttggagaacattttgaatttccttGGTCGTACAAACTTGGTTCCTATCCTTATTGGTTTTGTCGTCTCAAACAATGAGACTAGACACCTTGCTTACGAAGCTGTGGTTAGTGTCGTCAATAGTGGTGTTGATCCAGAACCTTTGTTTGTTGCTTTGAAAGATTCCGGTTTGTTGTATACAATCATTGCCGACTtagttgaaaatgaaaacaccTTGCCACTTGTTTTCAGAGTTATTGAACAAACACTTAGTGGAATTGACTTTGGTGCCCTCATCAGCCAATTCTTAGTAGGTGGAAGTGCAACAGTCACATTACAGACCAACTCAAATGGAGGTAGCAACACTGGCGGAGCAGCCGAACCTACTTTGGTTGTTTCCAACCCGCTTGGTGGTAGTGGTGATTCAGGTAGTACTGCAGCTGCAAACACCCAAGGCTCTGGGGGGGACAACCAAGCTTCTAGCTACAGTTCTGTCGATGTTAATTCGAttaaccaattgatttccCAAGCAGCTGGTGAAAACACCAATACCGCCACCAGTGTCACCAGAACAACTAACCAGGGTCAATCACAAGCCACATCATACGACTTGGCCACATTGACTGGGCCAGCATTTCAATCTGTTCCAACTTCTCAAATCGGACAAGGTCAAACTTCTGTCAACTATGCTTCACTCACTGCAGTTGCTTCTGCCCTCGGTGGTTCTGCTAAAAAGAGAGATACTTTTGATGAAGTCTTAGAAATCATTGCACAAAAGAGAGCTGAAGAATATGATGAAGCTGTTTTGGCTAGTGAATTGGCAAAGAGAAAtggtgttgaagatttgttAACCACTATTTTCACAGCTATTGCCCAATCcaacttgatcaatgaAACTATCAACTACTTGCTCACGGATAGTCAATTTGAAGGATCTGTTGTATTGATTATCAGAGATGTCTTGGCCAGTCTTACACCAGCTACATTTGACTTTGACACTCTGAGTCCATTGATCGCTGCCATTCAAAACTCTGGATTGATCCCAGACCTTATCTCTAGAGCACTTAACGATGATGACTTGAAAGCTGCTCTTCTCAGAGATGTTCGTCAAGTAATCAGTCAGATCGGTTCATATTTGGGAATTTCCAAGAGAGAAGTTTATGAAAGACTTTATGCTAGAGACGAGGAGGTTACCTCAAGCTTTATCAGTATTGTTTCACAATCTACTATCAATTCTAACGCTTCAACAGTTGCTACTATTGATGCCGCAAATGCTGGGTCTTCCGcatcattgaatttggtcAGTGTTGCTCTTGCTGCAATTGGTTTGTCAGCGTTTGTTTTGTAA